Genomic segment of Microbacterium hydrocarbonoxydans:
CTCGATCCGGCCGGCCGGTCAGGCGGACGGCAGTTTCCTCGGCGACATGGTCGTCGAGGCGGCGAACTGGCGCACAGGTGGCGCGCGTGCGCGGCATGAGATCCTCACCTCGGTCGAGCATCGACGGTATCTCTCAGGGTGGATGCGTCCGGCGGACGCCGGGTTCGTCGCAGTGGACTCAGGCGGTCGGTCGATCGGTGCGGCGTGGTACCGGGTGCTGTCGCAGGACGATCCCGGATTCGGGTTCGTCGGCACCGCGGTGCCCGAGCTCATCATCGGGGTCCAGCCCATCTGGCGAGCGCACGGTGTCGGCCGCACTCTCCTGCGTCGGCTCCTCATCCACGCCGGCGAGCAGGGACATCCTCGGATCAGCCTGAGCGTCGAGCAGGACAACTTCGCTCGGACTCTCTACCGCTCGGAGGGGTTCGTCCTCACGAGCACGGACTCCGGCCGAGACACGATGGTGCATCGGATGTCCTGAGAGTGCTGTGGTCCGCACGAGCAAGACAGCGGAAAGCCGCGTCATTGCGGGCTTTTGTCTGCAGCTGGACGTAACGTGAGAGCATGGCCAGGAGCACCACGAAATCAGCGCGCGCGTCTGACAGCGCAGCGCCACGGCCCAAGCGCCAGACTGCACCGAAGGCCCAGGCCGCGCCGAAGAAGTACATCGACGAGATCGACAGGCCTCCTGTGATCGTCCGCGCCTGGAGCGGTATCGGGCATGCTGTCGGCGGGATGTTCCGAGCCTTCGGCCCGGAGACCCTCGAGAAGGACGACCGTCGCGACGGGTTCCCCTTGCTGCTCGTCGTCCTCGCCGTCGCCGGAGCTGTCAACGAATGGTTCTTCATCGGCAATGAGGTCGCGACGAACATCAGCGCCTACTCGGTGGGGCTCCTGATCGGCCGGATGGCCTTCATCTTCCCCGTCCTGCTGCTGTTCCTGGCCGGGTGGCTGTTCCGACACCCGTCCTCGGTGCACGACAACGGGCGGATCGGCATCGGTTTCGGGCTTCTGATGGTCACGCTCGCCGGCTTCTGCCACATCGCCGGAGGACTCCCTCAGCCGCAACAGGGAATGGTCGCTCTCAGCGCCGCCGGCGGGCTCTTCGGCTGGATCATCGGTCAGCCGTTGAGCTACCTCACGACGATTCCCGCGTACATCGTCCTGTCGCTGCTCGCGATTCTGAGTCTGCTGATCCTCACCAAGACGCCTCCGAACCGCATCGGCCAACGCCTGGGCGACCTGTATGCCTGGATGTTCGACGCGGAACGCATCGAGAAGCCCGCCAAGGACACCGCGTCGATCGACGAGGCGGACAAGGTCGACGATCCCGACGTGCTGCCGTGGTGGCGACGCAACAAGACGGGCCGTGAAGAAGATCCCGACGAGGGGACTCTCGGCTCCGACGACATCACCGCGCTCCTGAACACGACCGACACCACCCCGGCATACGACCAGGCTGTGACGCTCGTGAATCCCGCCGTGGCATCCGACGCCGCGACCGAGGTCCTCTCAGACGTGCGGTCGGTGACCGACGCGCTCGCGGAGCAGCAGACGACGGCCCTGTTGGACGACGAGTCCGACACGGGCGAGATGCCCGAGCTGCCCGGACTCGACGGCTTCGGCACCGACGGGCCGGGGGACAAGGGTCCGCAGGCTCCGGTCGCGCCCTACATCCTGCCGTCACCCGGCGTCCTGGCCGAGGGACCGCCGTCCGTGGCGCGGTCCGAGGCCAACGACCGGATCGTCGAGCAGATCACGAGTGTGCTCTCGCAGTTCAACGTCGATGCGAAGGTCACGGGCTTCTCTCGAGGACCCACGGTCACCCAGTACGAGGTGGAGGTGGGCCATGGAGTCAAGGTCGAGAAGATCCTCCAGCTGAGCAACAACTTCGCCTACGCCGTCGCGTCGAACGACGTGCGCATCCTGTCGCCGATCCCGGGCAAGAGCGCGATCGGGATCGAGATCCCCAACACCGACCGCGAGACGGTCGCGCTCGGCGACGTCCTCCGCTCCCAGGCCGCGCTGAAGAACACCCATCCGCTGACGATCGGCGTGGGCAAGGACGTCGGCGGCAACTTCGTCACCGCGAACCTCGCCAAGATGCCGCACCTTCTGGTCGCCGGATCGACCGGCTCCGGAAAGTCGAGTTTCGTGAACTCGATGATCACCAGCCTTCTGATGCGCGCCCGTCCGTCCGACGTCCGTATGGTGCTGATCGACCCGAAACGGGTGGAGCTCACGAGCTACGCCGGGGTTCCGCATCTGATCACCCCCATCATCACGAACCCCAAGAAGGCTGCTGAGGCGCTGCAGTGGGTCGTGAAGGAGATGGACATGCGGTACGACGATCTCGCGTCGTTCGGATTCCGTCACATCGACGACTTCAACCGCGCAGTGCGCGCGGGAGAAGTGGAGGTGCCGGTCGGCAGTGAACGAGTCCTGAAGCCGTACCCGTACCTTCTCGTGGTCGTCGACGAGCTCGCAGATCTCATGATGGTGGCCCCGCGCGACGTCGAGGATTCGATCGTGCGCATCACGCAGCTCGCCCGCGCATCAGGAATCCATCTGGTGCTCGCCACGCAACGACCGAGCGTCGATGTGGTCACAGGGCTCATCAAGGCGAACGTTCCTTCGCGTCTGGCCTTCGCCGTGACGAGCGTCACCGACAGTCGCGTGATCCTCGACAGCCCCGGAGCCGACAAGCTCATCGGCCAGGGAGACGCGCTGTTCTCGCCCATGGGCTCGTCCAAGCCCTTCCGCCTGCAGGGTGCGTGGGTCGATGAGAAGGAGATCGACGCGGTCGTCAAGCACGTGACTCGCCAAGCACGTCCGGACTATCGCTCCGACGTGGCCGAAGCGATGGAGCCGGCCAAGAAGAAGGAGGTCGATGAGGACATCGGCGACGATCTGGAGCTTCTCCTCGCCGCGGCCGAACTCATCATCTCGTCGCAGTTCGGGTCCACCTCGATGCTGCAGCGCAAACTGCGCGTCGGCTTCGCGAAGGCGGGTCGCCTCATGGATCTGCTTGAATCGCGCGAGATCGTAGGGCCGTCCGAGGGGTCGAAGGCACGCGATGTGCTGGCCACCGTCGAGCAGCTGCCGCAGGTGATGGCCAAGCTCCGCGGCGATGACGCTCCCGCGGCGCCCGCGCCTCCTTCCGCCTCCGCAGCGCCGGCCGTGGGAACGGTCGCGCACGACCCTGTCGAGTCTCAGTACGAGGGGCTCCCCGTCGTGGAAGCCGAAGGCGACGACGACGCCTGGGGATTGACGGGACGCGACTGATGGGGATTCCACGGCAACTGCCCAATGCGATCACGGTGGCGCGGATCCCGCTCGCGGTGGTGTTCTTCGTGCTGCTGCTGCTCGGCGGCACGTACGGCCTCGATGACATCGCCGTGCGCTGGATCGCCGCCGTCCTCTTCATCGTCGCGATCTCCACCGACTGGGTGGACGGCTACCTCGCACGGCGTTACGAGATCGTCAGCGATTTCGGCAAGCTCTGGGACCCCATCGCCGACAAGCTGCTGACCGGTGCCGGGTTCATCGGACTCGCGGTGCTCGGTGAGCTGAACTGGTGGATAGTGGCCATCATTCTCGTACGGGAGTGGGGGGTCACGATCCATCGACTCGTCGTGGCCAAGGAGCATGTCGTCGCGGCGGCATGGATGGGCAAGATCAAGACCGCGGTTCAAGCCGTCGCCTTGTCATGGGCGGTGCTGCCGCTGCATGTCGTCATCGGCATCGGTCCGTGGGTGCTGATCACGAGCGTCCTGATGATCCTCGCGCTCATCCTCACCGTGGCGAGCGGCATCGACTACATCGTCGCGCAGGTGCGTGGAGCGCGAAGCCGATGACGATCGCCTCCGCCTCTCTTGCGGCGCTCGCGGAACGTGGGTGGACGTTGGGGGTGGCGGAGTCGCTCACGGGCGGCTCGGTCGCATCCGCTCTGGTGGCTGTCCCCGGCGCATCAGCCGTGCTGCTCGGAGCGGTCGTGGCGTATGCGACACCGGTGAAGCACTCGCTGCTCGGCGTCGACGAGGTCTTGCTGCGCACACGCGGGCCGGTGCAGCCCGATGTCGCGCTGCAGATGGCGGATGGCGTGCGCGCGGCCGTTCGCGTGGACGAGCGGCCAGCAGACGTCGGCATCGCGACCACGGGGATAGCAGGGCCGGATTCCCCCGATGGTCAGCCCGTCGGCACGGTGCACATCGCTGTGGTGACCCCGACATCGACGCAGTGTCGATCGTTCGTCTTCGCTGGTGGCCGCGACGAGATCAGAGCTCAGGCGACGGATGCGGTGCTGACTCTGCTCGACAGTTCGGTGCGGGAATAGTCGTCGGCTGCGCGTGGTTTATCCCTTCGTGCTCACACCGAAAGCACAGCGTGAAAAGGTAGGTTCTGTGAAGGTCAGTACGGCTAGACTGGCGATTCGACCGGGGGAGACCCCGAGAGAGCGATCTGGGAGGAGGTTCCGATGATTCTCGTACGACAGGAAATCGGCGACGTGTTGAGAGACTTCCGCCTGCAGAAGGGACGCACGCTCCGCCAGGTCGCGAGCAAGGCTTCGGTCGCGCTCGGGTACCTCAGCGAGGTCGAGCGAGGACAGAAGGAAGCTTCGAGCGAGATCCTCGCCTCGGTGGCTGACGCCCTCGATGTTCCCATCTCGACCATCATGCGCGAGGTCGGCGACCGTATCTCGGTTCTTGAGGGAATCCAGGTGTTCCCCGACGTCGTTCCCGACGATCTCGTCGCGTCGGTCGAGCCCGAGCTCTCACTGCACTGAGCTGAAGCGTTCGTTCCGATGCGTCGAAGTGAATTCCTTCGCGCCGTCGACGCGGAATTCGGGTCGCGCGGGTTGTCACTCGTGAGCGATCTGGTACTGACCCAACTGGGTGGTCGCACCGCAGAAGCCGCGCTTGACGACGGCGTGCAACCGCGCGACATCTGGCTCGCGCTGTGCGTCGAAGCCGAGGTGCCCGTGGAGCGTCGTCACGGCGCTGGCCGCCTCGAGCCGCGTCGCGGCTGACGCGCCATTCGCGACCCCCGGATCTATCGACGAGCCGGATTCGGCGTGTCGTCGAATATCTGTTCGAAACGGGCGTATTCTTCTGCACAAGTGGTTCAGAGTTTTCGTCATCCCCGATATGTGGAAGCCGACGACGCAATGTCGGAGGCTCCTCGTACGGTGAAGACAAGCCGAAGAGCCATACGCCTTGTCGGAGAGTTCCGCCCAACCGGGAGGACCGCGACAGCCTACAGGCGGCCCCACACGAGCATAAGGAGCACGTCATGCCATCACCCGCTGACCGCGAGAAGTCCCTCGAGACGGCCCTCGCCCAGATCGATCGTCAGTTCGGAAAGGGCTCGGTCATGCGACTGGGCAGTGATGAGCGGGCGCCCGTCGCCGTCATCCCGACCGGCTCCATCGCGCTCGATGTGGCGCTCGGCGTCGGCGGCCTTCCGCGCGGTCGAATCGTCGAGATCTACGGCCCTGAGTCCTCCGGTAAGACCACGCTCACGCTGCACGCGATCGCCAACGCGCAGCGTGCCGGCGGCATCGCCGCCTTCATCGATGCCGAGCATGCGCTCGACCCGGATTACGCCCAGAAGCTCGGCGTCGACATCGATGCTCTTCTCGTCTCTCAGCCCGACACCGGTGAGCAGGCGCTCGAGATCGCTGACATGCTCGTGCGCTCCGGTGCCATCGACCTCATCGTGATCGACTCCGTCGCCGCCCTCGTGCCGCGCGCAGAGATCGAGGGCGAGATGGGAGACTCCCACGTGGGTCTGCAGGCTCGACTGATGTCCCAGGCACTGAGAAAGCTCACCGGTGGGCTCAACCAGACCAACACCACGATGATCTTCATCAACCAACTGCGCGAGAAGATCGGTGTGTTCTTCGGATCCCCCGAGACCACCGCGGGCGGAAAGGCACTGAAGTTCTACGCGTCCGTCCGCATGGACATCCGTCGCATCGAGACGCTGAAGGATGGTACCGATGCAGTCGGTAACCGCACCAGGGTCAAGGTCGTGAAGAACAAGATGGCGCCGCCGTTCAAGCAGGCCGAGTTCGACATCCTCTACGGGGTCGGAATCTCTCGTGAGGGCAGCTTGATCGATTTCGGCGTCGAGCACGGAATCGTGAAGAAGTCGGGCTCCTGGTACACCTATGACGGCGACCAGCTCGGTCAGGGCAAAGAGAACGCACGGTCGTTCCTGCTCAAGAATCCTGACGTCGCGTTGGCGATCGAGACGCAGATCAAGCAGAAGCTCGGGATCGGCGGCGCTGTCGAGGCCCCCGCTGACGAGCTCGCCGAGCGTCGCCCGGCCTGATCATGGTCGATCGTGAAGACGGGAGCGAGTCCGAGCGGCTCGCTCCCGTCATTCCGCTCTTCGGAGCCACAGCATCAGCGACAGATGAGTCGTCGACTTCTCATCCATCGAAGACCGCCGAGCCCCCAGAGGAGCCCGCTTCGGGAACCGCTGCTGACTTCGCACGACGGCGTCGCGTGTCGAAAGTCGAAGAACTGAGCGTCGGCGAGCGTGCGCAGCGCGAGCGTGACACCTACGCGCAGTCTGACGGCTCTCCGAGTGATCGGCATCCTGCCCGCGGTGCATCTCGTTCGGCGCCCCGCCTGCGCGCGATCGAGCGCACCGATGAGCACGACGGCGCCGGCCATGCGCTGAGTGCCGCAGCGCTCCGAGAGGCCGCAGAAGAGGTGCTCGTTCGAAAGCTGCGCACCCGCTCACTCTCGATCTCTGAAGCCCGCCTCGTTCTGAGAGGTTTCGAGCGCGACGGAGGACGCCTCGATTCGGAGCAGATCGAAGATGTTCTCGACGATTTCTCTCGACGGGGCTACCTCGATGATCGCGTGCTGGCTGAGCAGTTGATCACGGCGGGCGTCGAGCGCAAAGGGCAGGGGAGGGTCGCCTTGTCGCGTGCCCTGGCGCAGCGTGGCTTGGCCCGTGATGTGATCGATGCCGCGCTCTCGGAGCTCCCCGACGACGACGCCGCCCGCGCCTTGGAGTTCGCCCGGAGCAAGGCGTCGTCGCTCGCTCGGCTCGATCACGACACGGCACTTCGCCGCCTCGTGGGCCAGCTCGCGCGCCGGGGGTACAACGGAGCGGTCGCGATGTCAGCGGCGAAGGCCGCTCTCGGCGACGTCACCCGTGGCCGCGGCACCTCGGGAGTGCGCTTCGTCGATTCGGAGTGACTGTGTCTGAGCGACGGCCGCAACGGCGGTCGCTCGTAGAATGGGAACATCATGACTATCCCGCGCAGTGAACCGACGATCATCGCGTCGTCGCCCGCAGCCATCGAGCCAGGTGGACGTCAGCGCTCCTATGAGGTGCGCACGTTCGGCTGTCAGATGAACGTCCACGATTCCGAACGGCTGTCCGGCTCTCTCGAGAGCGCCGGGTACGTCCGTGCGACCGGCGGCGATGAGGCCGACGTCGTGATCATCAACACCTGTGCCGTCCGTGACAACGCGGCAGGCAAGCTCTACGGCACTCTCGGACAGCTGGCGTCGGTGAAGCGGCGCAAGGACGGGATGCAGATCGCCGTCGGCGGGTGCCTGGCACAGATGGACAAGCAGGCCGTGATCGACAAGGCGCCGTGGGTCGACGTCGTGTTCGGCACGCATAACATGGGCTCGCTTCCCGGCCTGCTCGAGCGAGCGCGTCACAACGGCGAGGCTGAGCTCGAGATCCTCGAGTCGCTCGAGGTGTTCCCCTCGACTCTGCCGACCAAGCGCGAGTCGGCGCACAGCGGGTGGGTCTCGATCTCGGTGGGCTGCAACAACACCTGCACGTTCTGCATCGTGCCGAGTCTGCGCGGCAAGGAGAAGGACCGTCGTCCGGGCGACATCCTGAACGAGATCCGGCTCCTCGTCGACGATGGTGCGATCGAGGTCACGCTGCTCGGCCAGAACGTCAACTCCTACGGCGTCGAGTTCGGTGATCGCCAGGCCTTCGGAAAACTGCTGCGTGCCGTGGGAGAGATCGACGGACTGGAACGTGTGAGATTCACGAGTCCGCACCCGGCGGCATTCACGGACGACGTCATCGATGCCATGGCTGAGACCCCCAACGTCATGCCCCAACTGCACATGCCGTTGCAGTCAGGCAGCGATCGCATCCTCAAGTCGATGCGTCGTTCATATCGGAGCGACAGGTTCCTCGGCATCCTCGATCGTGTCCGAGAGCGGATCCCGCACGCGGCGATCACGACGGACATCATCGTCGGATTCCCCGGAGAGACGGACGAGGACTTCGAGGACACCATGAGGGTCGTCGAACAGGCGAGGTTCGCCAGCGCCTTCACATTCCAGTACTCCATTCGCGAGGGGACGCCGGCGGCGACCATGGAGGCTCAGGTCCCGAAGGCGGTCGTGCAGGAGCGGTACAACCGCCTGCTCGCGCTGCAGGAGCGCATCTCGCTCGAGGAGAATCACAAGCAGATCGGCCGCGAGGTCGAAGTCCTCGTCTCGACCGGGGAGGGCAAGAAGGACGCAGAGACCCACCGGCTCACCGGCAGAGCACAGGACAATCGGCTGGTGCATTTCGAGGTGACTCCTGGGTCGGCCGTGCCGCGGCCCGGCGACGCCGTCATCGTGACCATCTCGCACGCGGCGCCTTTCCACCTGCTCGCCGACGATCCGACCGGCGCTCCACTGCGCATCCGTCGCACGCGTGGCGGAGACGCGTGGGATCGGGGTCAGGCCGAGTCCTGCGCCGTGCCGGCCACGAGCGGTGCGGACGGCGCGCCCCGCGCGGTGTCCCTCGGGCTTCCGACGCTTCGCGCGGGCGTGTGACACATCCACTCTCACGGCCGCGTCTGTGGGCCGTGGTCGGAGCGACCGGAACGGGCAAGAGCGACCTCGCGCTCGATCTGGCAGAAGGGCTGCGCGACCGCGGCAACCCGGCTGAGATCGTCAACGCCGATGCCATGCAGCTGTATCGGGGCATGGACATCGGTACGGCGAAGCTCCCGCAGTCCGAGCGGCGCGGTGTTCCTCATCACCTCTTCGATGTGCGTGAGGTCGACGAAGAGGCAGCAGTGGCGTGGTATCAGCCACTGGCCCGAGCGGCAGTCGCCGACATCCAGGCACGGGGCGGAGACGCGATTCTCGTGGGAGGCTCGGGGCTCTACGTGTCGAGCGTCGTCTACGACTTCTCCTTCCCACCTCGCGATGCTGCGATCCGCGAGCGCCTCGAGCACGAACTCCAGTCGCAGGGCATCGAGGCGCTGCTCGAGCGTCTCCGTGCGCAGGACCCTGAGACAGCTGCGCGGGTCGACCCCCGCAACGGACGCCGCGTGGTCCGCGCCCTCGAGGTGCTCGAGCAGGGCGGAACCACACACGGCGCGGTACTGCCCGAACGTCCCGAACTGTGGCACTCGGACACTCGCCTCATCGGTCTCCGACTGGATCGCGCGGCTCTCGTCGCTCGTCTCGACACGAGAGTCGAGCGAATGTGGGAGATGGGACTCGTCGCCGAGGTCGATGCCCTTCGCGCGCACGGACTCGAGCGCGGCGTGACAGCAGGGCGAGCGATCGGTTATGCGCAGGCTCTGGGGCAGCTCGACGGTCGACTCACGCCTGAAGAGGCGATCGCCGAGACTCAGGCGCTCACGCGGCGCTACGCCCGGCGACAGGTCTCGTGGTTCAAGCGCTATCCGGAACTCACCTGGCACGATGCGCCCGCACGAGCGCGCGACCTTCTCGATTCCTGACACGGTCCGTGGTCGCGCGATGTCGGTGGTCGATGGGAGCCTGACTGCATGGCGACTCACTACTACACGGCATCGAGCCTCGACGGCTTCATCGCGACGACCGAGCACTCGCTGGACTGGTTGCTCAAACAGGAGATCGATGAAGACGGGCCGATGGCCTATCCCGCGTTCGAGAAGAACGTCGGGGCGCTGGCGATGGGGGCATCGACCTTCGAATGGGTGATGCGGCACGAGGACGGTCGTTGGGGCTACACGCAGCCGACATGGGTCTTCACCCATCGCGAGATCGAGCTGCCGACAGATGCGGATGTGCGCCGGGTGCAGGGTTCTGTGGTCGCGCTGCACGATGAGATGGTCGAGGCCGCGGGCGGAAAAGACCTCTGGGTGGTCGGCGGTGGGGATCTGGCCGGACAGTTCGCAGACGCCGGTCTGCTCGACGAGGTGTGGGTCCAGTTCGCTCCCGTACTCCTCGGAGACGGCGCACCGCTTCTTCCGCGTGCGCTCGACCTGGAGCTCCTCGAGGTCGCTCGCAACCGCAACTTCATGTGCGGACGCTATCGGGTCCTCAAGACCCCAGGGCTTCGTGGCACGGACCCCGCGAAATGACCTGGGTCATCCGTGCCTTCGACAGGAGCGACACCGACGCAGTGATCTCGCTCTGGGAAGAGACAGGGCTCACGCGGCCGTGGAACGACCCTCGTCTCGACATCGAGCGCAAGCTCGCATTCCAGCCAGAGCTCTTTCTGGTCGCGGCTGACGTGGGGAGCGGGTCGGATTCCGCCATCGTCGGCAGCGTGATGGCCGGATACGACGGCCATCGTGGCTGGCTCTACTATCTGGCGACCGCTCCCTCTCATCGTCATCGGGGCATCGCCCGCGGTCTTGTGAGCACAGCCGAAGACCTGCTCCTCGCGATGGGGTGTCCCAAGGTGCAGCTGATGGTCAGGCAGGGCAACGAGGGCGTTCTCGGGTTCTACGAAGGGCTCGGATACGAAGAGTTCACGGTGTCGACCACCGGCAAGCGCCTCGTCGTCGACCACTGACGAGAATCCCTAGACTGTTCGCATGGTCGCATTCACCAAGGGTCACGGCACGGGCAACGACTTCGTCATCATCGCCGACCCCGACGGGGCACTTGAGCTGACCGCCGAGCAGGTCGCCGTGCTGTGCGACCGCCACTTCGGGATCGGTGCCGACGGCATCCTGCGCGTGGTCCGCTCCACAGCCATCGCCGATGGTCGGGCCGCGCTCGACGAGGAGCCCGACGCGGAGTGGTTCATGGACTACCGCAACGCCGACGGTTCGATCGCCGAGATGTGCGGCAACGGGATCCGTGTGTTCGCGCATTACCTCGTGCGTTCCGGTCTCGCGACCATCGAGCCGGGGTCGACGCTGCCCATCGGCACGCGAGCCGGGGTCCGCGACGTCACCCGAAGCGAAACCGGGTATCAGGTCGACCTGGGCGCGTGGAGACTCTCGGGCGATGACCCCCTCGTGACGACGGAGGGCCTCGCTGTCACGCGGCCGGGCCTGGGAATCGACGTCGGCAACCCTCACGTGGTCGTGGCTCTCGCGTCCGATGCCGAACTGGCATCACTCGAGTTGCACCGCGCACCCGAGCTCGAGCCCCGCCTGCCGGCCGGAGCGAACGTAGAGTTCGTCGTGCCCGGCGAGCCTCTCGTCCGCGATGGGATCGGTCACGTGCGGATGCGGGTGTCGGAACGGGGCGTGGGTGAGACGCTCAGCTGCGGCACCGGTGTCGCAGCCACCGCACTCGCCGTGCGGTATTGGGCGGGGGAGCAGGCGCCGAACCACTGGCGCGTCGAGGTGCCCGGTGGCACGCTCGGCGTCCGCATGTTCCCCGCAGAAGACGGCGAGCACGTAGCGCTGTCGGGTCCCGCTCAACTGGTGTTCAGCGGCGAGGTAGACCTGGTCTGAGAGCGCATCCTGACGGCGTGGGCGATCAGGCCGTAGGTCTGCGATGGTCGATGCGGGATTCGCGCGGACTCACGAATCGAGTCCGGCGAGTGCGATCGGCTCGGTAGGTGGGGATCCGTGCTTGCGGACCTTCAACACCCGATAGCCTTTGGCCGTCGCGGTGCGGTGCACGCTGAACCCAGGCTGGAACGTCGCGGCGATCCACCGCTGCAGCGAGTCCGCTCCCAGATTCCGCTGCACCACGAGCCATGCGTCGCTGCGTTCGTCCAACCGAGGCACCCACTTCTCGAGGAGCCCGTGCAGTTCGCTCTTGCCGACGCGGATCGGCGGATTCGAGCGGATGGTACGGAAGGACACGGAATCGGGAACATCGGCGGGCAGCGATGCGTTGACATTGGTGAGGCCCAAAGCCTTCGCATTGCGGCGGACGAGGTCGAGCGCCCGCTCGTTGACGTCGACCGCCCATACAGTGGCGTGCGGGGCAGCGAGTGCCATCGACAGCGTGATCG
This window contains:
- a CDS encoding dihydrofolate reductase family protein, which translates into the protein MATHYYTASSLDGFIATTEHSLDWLLKQEIDEDGPMAYPAFEKNVGALAMGASTFEWVMRHEDGRWGYTQPTWVFTHREIELPTDADVRRVQGSVVALHDEMVEAAGGKDLWVVGGGDLAGQFADAGLLDEVWVQFAPVLLGDGAPLLPRALDLELLEVARNRNFMCGRYRVLKTPGLRGTDPAK
- a CDS encoding methyltransferase is translated as MGSDHYFTAAPASPENLRALRVTLAGRELDVTTAGGVFSPDRLDAGTAVLLANMPPVPPGGHLLDLGSGWGPITLSMALAAPHATVWAVDVNERALDLVRRNAKALGLTNVNASLPADVPDSVSFRTIRSNPPIRVGKSELHGLLEKWVPRLDERSDAWLVVQRNLGADSLQRWIAATFQPGFSVHRTATAKGYRVLKVRKHGSPPTEPIALAGLDS
- the dapF gene encoding diaminopimelate epimerase; its protein translation is MVAFTKGHGTGNDFVIIADPDGALELTAEQVAVLCDRHFGIGADGILRVVRSTAIADGRAALDEEPDAEWFMDYRNADGSIAEMCGNGIRVFAHYLVRSGLATIEPGSTLPIGTRAGVRDVTRSETGYQVDLGAWRLSGDDPLVTTEGLAVTRPGLGIDVGNPHVVVALASDAELASLELHRAPELEPRLPAGANVEFVVPGEPLVRDGIGHVRMRVSERGVGETLSCGTGVAATALAVRYWAGEQAPNHWRVEVPGGTLGVRMFPAEDGEHVALSGPAQLVFSGEVDLV
- a CDS encoding GNAT family acetyltransferase, whose translation is MTWVIRAFDRSDTDAVISLWEETGLTRPWNDPRLDIERKLAFQPELFLVAADVGSGSDSAIVGSVMAGYDGHRGWLYYLATAPSHRHRGIARGLVSTAEDLLLAMGCPKVQLMVRQGNEGVLGFYEGLGYEEFTVSTTGKRLVVDH